A single genomic interval of Musa acuminata AAA Group cultivar baxijiao chromosome BXJ3-4, Cavendish_Baxijiao_AAA, whole genome shotgun sequence harbors:
- the LOC135637349 gene encoding probable receptor-like protein kinase At2g42960, translating into MLALLCWDATVATFLPSFPLSCFGAITFGVEASCLKALKKPFAWQDQRDQTTREKKMSANGPLNAELSQKTPVFGLRLWVVIGICIGVLIVFILSILSIWITSKRKTRILHNMPISHIPNVSKEIAVDRVGNQCLAQSLQEREGPFFRSHDKFSDMDSGKTLAHLTRSKSSDADNVSQCSSAYLNDRAGSSYSGDEGSSGPTRKAYPAYALVSASPLVGLPESSHLGWGHWFTLRDLELATNRFSKENVLGEGGYGVVYRGRLINGTDVAVKKLLNNLGQAEKEFRVEVEAIGHVRHKNLVRLLGYCVEGIHRMLVYEYVNNGNLEQWLHGAMRQRGVLGWENRMNVILGTAKALAYLHEAIEPKVVHRDIKSSNILIDGEYNGKISDFGLAKLLGSDKSHIATRVMGTFGYVAPEYANTGLLNEKSDVYSFGVLVLETVTGRDPVDYGRPENEVNLVEWLKMMIGSRRAEEVLDPNLEVKPATRALKRTLLVALRCVDPDSGRRPKMGQVVRMLEADEASYREDRRNRRSQPGSTEIEALQESNSVSDLENRVRIRENRTSEGFQA; encoded by the exons ATGCTGGCTTTACTCTGCTGGGATGCCACTGTAGCCACGTTTCTTCCTTCGTTTCCATTGAGTTGTTTTGGGGCTATTACTTTTGGTGTGGAAGCTTCATGTCTTAAAGCTCTGAAGAAGCCCTTCGCTTGGCAAGATCAACGAGATCAGACCACCAGAG AAAAGAAAATGTCAGCTAATGGTCCATTAAATGCTGAATTATCACAGAAGACACCAGTTTTTGGTCTGAGACTTTGGGTTGTGATTGGCATCTGCATTGGTGTATTAATCGTGTTTATTCTCTCTATTTTATCCATATGGATAACATCCAAGAGGAAGACAAGGATACTTCACAACATGCCAATCTCACATATTCCAAATGTCTCAAAGGAAATTGCTGTGGACAGGGTTGGTAACCAATGCTTAGCTCAAAGCCTTCAGGAGCGTGAAGGGCCTTTCTTCCGCTCACATGACAAATTTAGTGACATGGATTCGGGAAAGACACTTGCCCACCTGACCAGGAGCAAATCAAGTGATGCTGATAATGTTAGCCAGTGCAGCTCTGCCTACCTCAATGACAGGGCTGGGAGTTCATATTCTGGAGATGAAGGCAGCTCGGGACCCACGAGGAAAGCATATCCAGCATATGCACTTGTATCTGCATCTCCTTTGGTTGGATTGCCAGAGTCCTCGCATTTGGGTTGGGGTCACTGGTTTACTCTAAGGGACCTTGAGCTTGCTACAAATCGTTTTTCCAAGGAGAATGTCCTTGGGGAGGGTGGATATGGAGTTGTTTATCGGGGACGTTTGATCAATGGAACTGATGTTGCAGTAAAGAAGCTTTTAAACAATCT GGGACAGGCAGAGAAAGAATTTAGGGTGGAAGTGGAGGCCATTGGTCATGTTCGACACAAGAATCTAGTGAGGCTTTTGGGATATTGTGTAGAAGGAATTCATAG GATGCTTGTGTATGAGTATGTCAACAATGGGAATCTAGAGCAGTGGCTACATGGAGCTATGCGTCAACGTGGTGTACTTGGTTGGGAGAACCGCATGAATGTCATCCTTGGCACTGCAAAGGC GCTTGCTTATTTGCATGAAGCAATTGAACCAAAAGTTGTGCACCGAGATATTAAGTCAAGTAACATCTTGATTGATGGTGAATATAATGGAAAGATATCTGATTTTGGATTGGCTAAGCTTCTAGGTTCAGACAAAAGCCATATCGCCACTAGAGTAATGGGAACATTTGG GTATGTGGCTCCTGAATATGCTAACACTGGACTTTTAAATGAGAAGAGTGATGTTTATAGTTTTGGAGTACTGGTACTGGAGACTGTGACTGGCAGGGATCCTGTGGATTATGGCAGGCCGGAAAATGAG GTGAATCTAGTGGAGTGGCTTAAGATGATGATTGGAAGTAGAAGGGCAGAGGAAGTACTAGATCCAAACCTTGAGGTCAAACCAGCTACACGGGCTCTTAAACGTACACTATTAGTTGCACTGAGATGTGTTGATCCTGATTCTGGTAGAAGACCCAAAATGGGGCAGGTTGTTCGAATGCTTGAAGCAGACGAAGCATCTTATCGTGAG GATCGGAGAAACCGAAGGAGTCAGCCAGGAAGTACAGAGATAGAGGCCCTGCAGGAGAGTAACAGTGTGAGCGATCTGGAAAATAGAGTACGAATACGAGAGAATCGAACATCCGAAGGGTTTCAAGCATAA